TCAGCTTGACGGCTGCACTGTCTACACATCGTGCGAACCGTGCCCGATGTGCCTCGGAGCGATCTACTGGTCGCGTCCCGCCGCCATCTTTTACGCCGGCACACAGGTTGACGCGGCGAGCGCCGGATTTGACGACGAGGAATTTTACAAAGAGATCGAAAGGCCAAATATCGAGCGTAAACTGCCGATGCAGAATCTACTTCGCGAAGAAGCACAAAAGGTGTTTCGAGCCTGGACCGAAAAGCCCGATAAGACCGCGTATTGACCCGACGATGTCGAACACATTTATTTTTATATTGTTAGCTCTCGTTGCCGGTGCGATGATGCCGACACAGGCCGCCATCAACAACAAGTTGGCTTTTGCCATTGATAGCCCGGTGCTGGCAGCGTTTGTTTCGTTTGTTATCGGAACACTTGCACTGCTCGCGTATCTGCTCATTTCCGGAACGCCGCTCGGTAATTTAGCATCGGCAAAGGACGCTCCGCCCATCGCTTGGATCGGTGGGTTGCTCGGAGCATTCTTTGTGGCCGCAACCGTCGTGTTGGTACCGAGACTCGGTGTAGCTCTGACGTTTAGCCTGATAATCGCGGGCCAGATGCTCGTAACGCTCGTGATCGACCATTTTGGGCTGCTCGACGTGCCGGAAACAAAGGTAAGTT
This is a stretch of genomic DNA from Chloracidobacterium sp.. It encodes these proteins:
- a CDS encoding nucleoside deaminase translates to MNDIDRQFMMRAVELARLGMESNDGGPFGCVVVKDGKIVGEGNNQVTSTNDPTAHAEVVAIRNACNNLGTFQLDGCTVYTSCEPCPMCLGAIYWSRPAAIFYAGTQVDAASAGFDDEEFYKEIERPNIERKLPMQNLLREEAQKVFRAWTEKPDKTAY
- a CDS encoding DMT family transporter translates to MSNTFIFILLALVAGAMMPTQAAINNKLAFAIDSPVLAAFVSFVIGTLALLAYLLISGTPLGNLASAKDAPPIAWIGGLLGAFFVAATVVLVPRLGVALTFSLIIAGQMLVTLVIDHFGLLDVPETKVSFARVAGIVLITAGVLLIRKF